Genomic window (Flexivirga aerilata):
ATCACCCTGGGCTGGCCGCTGTGCTCGATCATGGTGCTCTGCGTCGCGATGGCGATGGCCGAGATCTGCTCGGTCTATCCCACGTCGGGCGGTCTCTACTTCTGGGCAGGCCGGCTTGCGCGCACGCGGAAGCGCGAATGGGCTTGGTACACAGGGTGGTTCAACTTTCTCGGTGAGGTCGGAGTCACCGCGTCGGTCGACTACGGCGCAGCCGTGACGTGGATGGCCTTCGCCAACGAGGTGTGGGGCACTGAGGTCACCATCCGCAAGACGTTTGTCCTCTTCCTGGTCTTCATCGTCGCGCACGGATTGCTCAACACGTTCGGTGTCAACGTCGTGAAGGTGCTCTCGTCGGTCAGCGCGTGGTGGCACCTGGTCGGCGTCGCCTTCATCGTCGCGGTGCTGGCGTTCGTGCCGGATCGGCACCAGTCGGTGCACGACACGTTCCTGAAGTTCAACAACGGCCTCGGCTTCACCGACGGCATCTTCGCGACCTCCATCTACGCATTCTTCATTGGTCTGCTGATGGCGCAATACACCTTGACGGGGTATGACGCGTCGGCTCACCTCGCCGAAGAGACCCACGACGCGAGCAGAGAGGCGCCCAAGGGCATCGTGCGGTCGGTCTGGGTGTCGGCGATCGCCGGCTGGGTGTTGCTCATCGCGGTCACCGCCGCGATCCAGAACTTCTCCGCCGAGCGGGAGACCGCCACCGGGCTGCCGCCCGCCCAGATCTTCATCGATGCCGCCGGCCACTCGCTCGGCCTGACGCTGCTGTTCATCTGCGGGGTCGCGCAGTTCTTCTGCGGTATGGCGTGTGTGACGTCCAACTCGCGGATGTCCTATGCGTTCTCCCGCGACGGCGCCCTGCCCGGGTCCTCCCTGTGGGCGCGGGTCAACCCGCGCACCGGGACGCCCACCAACTCGATCTGGTTCTGTGTGGCGTGCTCGGTGGTGCTGACACTGCCGGCGCTGTGGAGCACTACGGCGTTCTTCGCGGTGGTGTCGATCGCCGTCATCGGCCTCTACATCGCCTACACCGTGCCGATCTTCCTGCGGCGCATCAACCGGGATTTCGTGCCAGGACGCTGGCAACTCGGACGCTGGTCGGCACCGATCGGCTGGATCGCGGTGGTGTGGGTGATCTTCATCGTGGTCATGTTCATGCTGCCGCAGTACTACCCGGGCACGATCGGGTCCGACACCTTCAACTACGCCCCGGTCGCGGTCATCGTCGTGCTGGTCTTCGCGACCGGCATGTGGATCGTGTCGGGCCGCAAACACTTCATGCGTGACGTGCCGCCGGGCCACGAGACCAAGGCGGCGGACGAGATCTTCGAGGAGCGCGATCCGGCATGAACCAGGCGACGAGCCCGCCACTGGCCGAGTTGGTGCTGCAGCCGACGGGAGCCAACATCTTCGAGGCGACGGTGCGTCAGCTGGCGACCGCGATCCGGCTGGGTGTCTTTCCCGACGGACAGCAACTGCCGCCGGAGCGTGACCTCGCCGAACAGCTCAAGGTCAGCAGGATGACCTTGCGCGAGGCGATCAGCGCCCTGCGCGACGCCGGGCTGGTGCGCACCACCCGCGGTCGCGGGGGCGGCACCGTCGTCACGTATGACGGGACGTCCGCCGCGGCGGTCGACCGCCCGGACGCCACCACCCCACGTCGCCTGGAGGACGTGCTCGGTTTCCGGCAGGTGGTGGAGCCGGGCGCGGCGGCGCTGGCGGCAGGCCGAGCGCTCGATGCGCAACAACGCGCCTGGCTGGTCGACTCGGCGCGCGAGTGCGCGGCCGCGGTGGGCTCACCGGCATACCGGGTCGCCGACTCCCGCCTGCACCTGGCGATCGCCGCCGTGTGCGGAAGCCAGATGCTGGTCGACGCGGTCACTCAGGCGCAGGTGGCCGTCGGTGAGTTGCTCGGTCAGATCCCCGTGCTGCCGTTGAACATTCGCCACTCGGAGGAGCAGCACCACACGATCGTGCAGGCGATCCTCGGCGGCGATGCCGGCGCAGCGAAGGCTGCGATGCAGGAGCACTGCGACGCCACCGGCGAGTTGCTGCACGGTCTGGTCGGCTCGCGACATCACACCGACGTGCCCGTCGAAGGAGAATCATGAGCGGCCTGACTGTCGACGAGCTCCGTGCCGCGGTCGACGCAGACACGATCGACACGGTGATCGTCGCGTTCACCGACATGCAGGGGCGGCTGCAGGGCAAGCGACTGCACGCCCGCTACTTCCTCGACTACGCGCTCGCCGAAGGTGTCGAGGGCTGCAACTATCTGCTGGCGGTCGATGTCGACATGAACACCGTTGACGGCTATGAGATTTCGTCCTGGAAGACCGGCTACGGCGACTTCCAGCTGGAGCTGGACCTCTCGACCCTCCGGCACACGCCAGGCGATCATCGGTCGGCGACCGTGCAGTGCGACCTCGCGTGGCTGGACGGGAATGGACCTGTCCGGCAGTCGCCGCGCACCGTGCTCAGCGGGCAGGTCGACCGCGCCGCCGGACAGGGATGGGCGGCACTCGCCGGGACCGAGCTGGAGCTCATGGTGTTCGACGACAGTTACGAGAATGCTTGGGACAAGCGCTATCTCGGCCTCACACCGGCAAACCGCTACAACATCGACTACTCGATCCTCGGGGGAGCACGCGTCGAGCCGCTGCTGCGCGAGATCCGGGTCGAGATGGACCGGGCCGGCCTCACGGTGGAGGGCGCGAAGGGCGAGTGCAACTACGGCCAGCACGAGGTGGGCTTCCGTTATGACGAGGTGATCCGCACCTGCGACAACCACGTCATCTACAAGGAAGGCGCCAAGGAGATCGCGGCGCGGCACGGCAAGTCGCTCACCTTCATGGCCAAGTATGACGAGCGAGAGGGCAACAGCTGCCACATCCACCTGTCATTGCGCGGCACGGACGGCACGCCGGTCTTCGCCGACGACTCACGGGACGGCGGGCGCAGTGCTCTCTTCGACCATTTCCTCGCCGCGCTGCGCGAGTTCAGTCTCTTCTACGCGCCGAACATCAACTCCTACAAGCGGTTTGCCGGTAACTCCTTCGCGCCGACCGCAGTGGCGTGGGGCACGGACAACCGCACCTGCGCGCTGCGCGTGGTCGGACACGGCGCGGGCCTCCGGGTCGAGAACCGCCTGCCGGGCGGCGACGTGAACCCCTATCTCGCGGTCGCCGCCATGCTGGCCGGCGGACTCCATGGCATCGAGCAGGAGCTGGCGCTGGAGCCGGCCTTCGTCGGCAACGCCTACGAGAGCGACAAGCCCAAGGTGCCGGCCACCCTTGCCGAAGCGCGGCAGTTGCTGCTCGACTCGCGGCTCGCCCGCGACACCTTCGGCGACGACGTCGTCGAGCACTACGCGCGCAACGCGGAGGTCGAGATCGAGGCCTTCGGCGCTGCCGTGACCGACTGGGAACGAGTGAGAGGATTCGAACGACTGTGACGGCGTACGACGTGGTCGATCCGGCAACCGCCAAGCCGATCAGCACGGTGGAGCTCGCCGACCTCGGTGCGACCGACGCCGCGATCGAACGCGCCGCGCGGGCGGCGCCGGCGTGGCGTGACGTCGCACCCGCCGACCGCGCCCGACTTCTGCGGTCGTTCGCACGGGTCGTCGACGAACACCTCGAAGAACTCGCGCAGCTCGAAGTGCGCAACGCCGGGCACGTCATCGGCAACGCCCGGTGGGAGGCCGGCAATGTCCGGGACGTCCTCGACTACTACGCCGGAGCGCCGGAACGGTTGTGCGGCAAGCAGATTCCGGTCGCCGGCGGAGTCGACATCACCTTCCACGAACCACTCGGAGTGGTCGGCATCATCGTGCCGTGGAACTTCCCGATGCCGATCGCCGGGTGGGGGATGGCGCCGGCCCTCGCCGCCGGGAACACGGTCGTGCTCAAACCCGCCGAGCTCACCCCACTCAGCGCGATGCGGCTCGGTGAGCTGGCGCTGGAGGCAGGCCTGCCGCCGGACGTGTTGACCGTCGTGCCCGGTGCGGGAGACGTGGTGGGGCACCGGTTCGTCACCCATCCGCTCGTGCGGAAGGTGGTCTTCACCGGATCGACGCGGGTCGGCAAACAGATCATGGCGCAGGCGGCGGACGACCTGACGAGAGTGACGCTCGAACTCGGCGGCAAGAGTGCCAACATCGTCTTCGCCGACGCCGACCTCGAGAAGGCGGCCGCTGCGGCTCCCGGCGCGGTGTTCGACAACGCCGGGCAGGATTGCTGTGCCCGCAGCCGGATCC
Coding sequences:
- a CDS encoding amino acid permease; this translates as MTDTREGNDEDLLAELGYKQELHRGMSAFSNFAVSFSIISVLAGCITTYYLAMDGGGPVAITLGWPLCSIMVLCVAMAMAEICSVYPTSGGLYFWAGRLARTRKREWAWYTGWFNFLGEVGVTASVDYGAAVTWMAFANEVWGTEVTIRKTFVLFLVFIVAHGLLNTFGVNVVKVLSSVSAWWHLVGVAFIVAVLAFVPDRHQSVHDTFLKFNNGLGFTDGIFATSIYAFFIGLLMAQYTLTGYDASAHLAEETHDASREAPKGIVRSVWVSAIAGWVLLIAVTAAIQNFSAERETATGLPPAQIFIDAAGHSLGLTLLFICGVAQFFCGMACVTSNSRMSYAFSRDGALPGSSLWARVNPRTGTPTNSIWFCVACSVVLTLPALWSTTAFFAVVSIAVIGLYIAYTVPIFLRRINRDFVPGRWQLGRWSAPIGWIAVVWVIFIVVMFMLPQYYPGTIGSDTFNYAPVAVIVVLVFATGMWIVSGRKHFMRDVPPGHETKAADEIFEERDPA
- a CDS encoding FadR/GntR family transcriptional regulator, whose amino-acid sequence is MNQATSPPLAELVLQPTGANIFEATVRQLATAIRLGVFPDGQQLPPERDLAEQLKVSRMTLREAISALRDAGLVRTTRGRGGGTVVTYDGTSAAAVDRPDATTPRRLEDVLGFRQVVEPGAAALAAGRALDAQQRAWLVDSARECAAAVGSPAYRVADSRLHLAIAAVCGSQMLVDAVTQAQVAVGELLGQIPVLPLNIRHSEEQHHTIVQAILGGDAGAAKAAMQEHCDATGELLHGLVGSRHHTDVPVEGES
- a CDS encoding glutamine synthetase family protein; translated protein: MSGLTVDELRAAVDADTIDTVIVAFTDMQGRLQGKRLHARYFLDYALAEGVEGCNYLLAVDVDMNTVDGYEISSWKTGYGDFQLELDLSTLRHTPGDHRSATVQCDLAWLDGNGPVRQSPRTVLSGQVDRAAGQGWAALAGTELELMVFDDSYENAWDKRYLGLTPANRYNIDYSILGGARVEPLLREIRVEMDRAGLTVEGAKGECNYGQHEVGFRYDEVIRTCDNHVIYKEGAKEIAARHGKSLTFMAKYDEREGNSCHIHLSLRGTDGTPVFADDSRDGGRSALFDHFLAALREFSLFYAPNINSYKRFAGNSFAPTAVAWGTDNRTCALRVVGHGAGLRVENRLPGGDVNPYLAVAAMLAGGLHGIEQELALEPAFVGNAYESDKPKVPATLAEARQLLLDSRLARDTFGDDVVEHYARNAEVEIEAFGAAVTDWERVRGFERL
- a CDS encoding aldehyde dehydrogenase family protein, encoding MTAYDVVDPATAKPISTVELADLGATDAAIERAARAAPAWRDVAPADRARLLRSFARVVDEHLEELAQLEVRNAGHVIGNARWEAGNVRDVLDYYAGAPERLCGKQIPVAGGVDITFHEPLGVVGIIVPWNFPMPIAGWGMAPALAAGNTVVLKPAELTPLSAMRLGELALEAGLPPDVLTVVPGAGDVVGHRFVTHPLVRKVVFTGSTRVGKQIMAQAADDLTRVTLELGGKSANIVFADADLEKAAAAAPGAVFDNAGQDCCARSRILVQRKAFDRFMELLEPAVRSFRVGEPGADDTQMGPLISDGQRSRVRGFVEEADVDVAFRGDAPDGDGFWYPPTVVLPRATTDPVWHEEVFGPVVGVLPFDDEADAIRMANDTAYGLSGSIWTRDVGRALRVARGVEAGNLAVNSNSAVRYATPFGGFKGSGLGRELGPDALDEFTEVKNVFISTDD